A region of Nostoc sp. 'Peltigera membranacea cyanobiont' N6 DNA encodes the following proteins:
- the bioF gene encoding 8-amino-7-oxononanoate synthase yields MPSPQSPVPSPQSPVPTDPYAWLEQSLATIHRADWYRSVQPITGRPGATVVLAGQEVINFASNDYLGLAGDERLMAAATAAIAEFGTGSTGSRLLSGHRELHGELEKAIASTKQTEDCLVFSSGYLANLGAITALVGKRDLILSDQYNHSSLKNGAILSGAAVVEYPHCDVEVLKTQLSQQRQNYRRCLILTDTVFSMDGDLCPLPALLAIADEFSCMLLVDEAHATGVLGKTGAGCVEHFGCTGKQLIQIGTLSKALGSLGGYVAGSSALIDFLRNRAPSWIYTTGLSPADTAAALAAIKIVQQEPQHRAQLWGNIDYLKTLLQHLPNLKLLPSESPILCFQLPNATDALKAGKQLRDAGIFAPAIRPPTVPTSRIRISVMATHEVAHIEKLVAVLKDVNYS; encoded by the coding sequence ATGCCCAGTCCCCAATCCCCAGTCCCCAGTCCCCAATCCCCAGTCCCCACCGATCCTTATGCCTGGCTAGAACAGTCCTTAGCAACAATTCATCGGGCAGACTGGTATCGTTCGGTACAACCTATCACTGGTCGTCCGGGTGCAACGGTGGTTTTAGCTGGGCAAGAGGTAATTAATTTTGCCAGTAATGACTATTTGGGATTGGCTGGGGATGAGCGGTTGATGGCAGCCGCGACTGCTGCGATCGCAGAATTTGGCACTGGTAGTACTGGTTCTAGATTACTCAGTGGGCATCGAGAATTGCATGGGGAGTTAGAAAAGGCGATCGCATCTACGAAACAAACAGAAGATTGTTTGGTATTTAGTTCGGGGTATTTAGCAAATTTGGGTGCAATTACCGCCCTTGTGGGCAAGCGCGATTTAATTTTATCTGACCAGTACAATCATTCCAGTTTGAAAAATGGAGCGATTCTTAGCGGTGCAGCAGTTGTGGAATATCCGCACTGTGATGTTGAAGTATTAAAAACCCAGTTGAGTCAGCAACGGCAAAATTACCGCCGCTGTTTGATTCTGACTGATACTGTCTTCAGCATGGATGGCGATTTATGTCCATTGCCTGCACTATTGGCGATCGCTGATGAATTTAGCTGTATGCTGCTAGTCGATGAAGCTCATGCCACTGGGGTACTAGGAAAAACTGGCGCTGGGTGTGTAGAGCATTTTGGGTGTACGGGAAAGCAATTAATTCAAATTGGTACTTTGAGTAAAGCTTTGGGTAGTTTAGGCGGATATGTAGCGGGAAGTAGCGCCCTAATTGACTTTTTACGGAACCGCGCACCCAGTTGGATTTATACTACTGGGCTTTCACCTGCTGATACGGCGGCAGCTTTAGCAGCAATCAAGATAGTGCAACAAGAACCGCAACATCGTGCCCAATTGTGGGGCAATATAGATTACTTGAAAACTTTGCTGCAACACTTACCTAACTTAAAATTGCTGCCTTCAGAATCACCTATATTATGTTTTCAATTGCCTAATGCCACAGATGCCCTCAAAGCTGGAAAACAGCTAAGAGATGCTGGCATTTTTGCCCCAGCAATTCGTCCCCCCACAGTGCCCACTAGTCGGATCAGAATATCTGTAATGGCAACTCATGAAGTAGCACATATTGAAAAATTGGTAGCAGTCCTGAAAGATGTTAATTACAGCTAA
- the ruvA gene encoding Holliday junction branch migration protein RuvA, whose translation MISYLKGIVAGIQTIGANRVILTLEVNGLGYDLQVPQRLGNQLPESGGVAQIFTHFQIREEVPFLYGFASPSERDLFRHLLTVTGIGAALAIALLDTLELPDLVQAIIAGNTQILIQAPGVGKKIAERICLELKSKLVEWRKSAGFFVATGGPAPGILEEVQMTLFALGYTAHEVSHALHVVSEDIGLPKDAYVEDWIKQAIAHLSSEQV comes from the coding sequence ATGATTAGTTATCTAAAAGGTATAGTCGCTGGTATCCAAACAATTGGCGCTAATCGCGTGATTCTGACTCTGGAAGTGAATGGCTTGGGGTATGATTTGCAAGTTCCCCAACGGCTAGGAAACCAGTTACCAGAGTCGGGAGGAGTAGCGCAAATTTTTACCCATTTCCAAATTCGGGAAGAAGTGCCCTTTTTATATGGCTTTGCTTCGCCATCTGAACGCGATTTATTTCGCCACTTGCTGACTGTCACAGGGATTGGTGCAGCTTTAGCGATCGCCCTCTTGGACACTCTGGAACTACCAGATTTAGTCCAAGCAATTATCGCTGGCAATACACAAATCTTAATTCAGGCTCCCGGTGTCGGTAAAAAAATCGCAGAGCGCATCTGTTTGGAACTGAAAAGCAAATTGGTCGAGTGGCGCAAATCAGCCGGTTTCTTCGTCGCCACAGGCGGGCCAGCACCAGGAATTCTCGAAGAGGTACAAATGACCCTCTTCGCCTTGGGATATACTGCCCATGAAGTCAGTCACGCCCTGCATGTAGTGAGTGAAGATATCGGCTTACCCAAAGATGCATACGTCGAAGATTGGATTAAACAAGCGATCGCTCATCTCAGTAGCGAACAAGTTTAA
- a CDS encoding sucrose-phosphate phosphatase, whose amino-acid sequence MKPFLFVTDLDDTLVYRTVGDDSALPELNQLLSQHRQEYGTKIVYSTGRSPVLYKELQAQKNLLQPDALVLSVGTEIYLDANDTPDSDWSEILSPGWERETVLSITRKYRELVRQPDSEQRPFKVSFFLEQEVSANVLPQLEAELQKSKLNVKLIYSSGIDLDIVPHSSDKGQAMQFLRQKWKFAAEQTVVCGDSGNDIALFAVGNERGIIVGNARKELLQWHNEHPSDYRYLASCFCAGGIIEGLNYFGLL is encoded by the coding sequence ATGAAACCATTTCTGTTTGTAACCGATTTAGATGACACCCTTGTGTACCGCACCGTTGGCGATGACAGCGCTTTACCAGAACTAAATCAACTGCTAAGTCAACATCGCCAAGAATACGGCACTAAGATTGTTTATTCTACCGGGCGATCGCCTGTACTTTACAAAGAACTCCAAGCTCAAAAAAATCTTTTGCAACCAGATGCCCTCGTCCTCTCCGTGGGTACAGAAATTTACCTTGATGCGAATGATACACCAGACTCAGATTGGTCAGAAATTCTCTCTCCAGGATGGGAACGAGAAACCGTATTATCTATTACCCGAAAATACCGTGAGTTAGTTCGGCAACCAGATTCAGAACAGCGTCCCTTCAAAGTGAGTTTTTTTCTAGAACAGGAAGTATCTGCGAATGTTCTACCACAACTTGAAGCAGAGTTGCAGAAATCTAAATTAAATGTAAAGTTAATCTACAGTAGCGGAATAGACCTTGACATTGTACCCCATAGCAGCGATAAAGGTCAGGCAATGCAGTTTTTACGCCAGAAGTGGAAATTTGCAGCAGAACAAACAGTTGTCTGTGGTGATTCGGGTAATGATATTGCTTTATTTGCTGTAGGCAACGAACGGGGAATCATTGTCGGGAATGCCCGAAAAGAGTTACTCCAATGGCACAATGAGCATCCCTCTGACTACCGCTACCTGGCTTCATGTTTTTGTGCAGGTGGAATTATTGAAGGCTTAAATTATTTTGGTCTCTTGTAA
- a CDS encoding ATP-binding sensor histidine kinase, whose translation MSAKVDITVTLAGYQIREQLYSGSRTLVYRAVREADNQAVVIKLLKREYPTFSELVQFRNQYSLAKNLDIPGIIKPYSLEPYHNGYALMMEDFGGISLRQFTKEQPQNLEQFLIIALQLTDILHQLHQQRVIHKDIKPANILINPDTKLLKLIDFSISSLLPRETTEIQNPNVLEGTLAYLSPEQTGRMNRGIDYRSDFYSLGVSFFELLTGKLPFDSQDPMELVHCHIAKLPPNVCDVNPEIPLVLGNIVRKLMAKNAEDRYQSALGLKHDLHLCREQLKEIARIEHFSIGGRDISDRFAIQEKLYGREQEVKILLEGFERVANGASEFMLVAGFSGIGKTAVVNEVHKPIVRQRGYFIKGKYDQFNRNIPLSAFVQAFRDLMGQLLGESDTQLKEWKNRILTALGENAQVIIEVIPELEQIIGQQSPVVELSGSASQNRFNLLFQKFIQVFTTVTHPLVMFLDDLQWADSASLNLIQVSIGQRESGYMLLIGAYRDNEVSLAHPLILTLEEIKKTGTTVNTIALSPLSQESLNLLVKDTLQCSAAIAQPLTQLVYQKTQGNPFFSTQFLKALHEEGDIEFAPQVGHWQCDISYVRSLSLRDDVVEFMAMQLQKLPVATQNVLKLAACIGNSFDLATLAIIYEKSQAETATDLWKALQEGLVIPSNDIYKFYQSKSESQIEENGQLQAALTDEKVIVSYKFLHDRVQQAAYSLIPDNQKQLMHLKIGRLLLSVMNEAEKEEKIFEIVNQLNKGSDLIVLATEQERLAKLNLAAAQKAKSATAYVAAIEYATKGIQLLAGSCWQQCYDLTLALHDLAAEVACLSSDFRLMEQIVDEVVQNARQLLDKVKVYEVRILADVAQSNQPKAIKTALSILKLFGVSFPEQPTNADITESLQQTQDVLKEKHLEYLLELPEMKDLKALAEIRILATVTAAVYQAVPELLPLIVCKQVRLSVAYGNAAVSAQAYAWYGVILCGIGEIDLGDRISELAMGLLSRFESREFKASTINMVYPFIKPWKHHIQDSLAPLLDGYHSGLEMGTLEYAAYCAYNYCSLSFFLGKNLSILEPEMKVYSQALAQLKQEVAHNYLRVFYQSVLNFLGESKCDWEIKGVVYDEEIMLPKHQQANDLYAMGTLYINKLILCYFFNEWEEAIKVAVDAKQYLNGVSGCFMIPVFHFYDSLTHLAMLPNAQGKEGNSLPQEVIDNQKKLKEWSNLAPKNHLHKFYLVEAEQYRVLGQMYEAMDYYDRAIASAKANAYIQEEALSNELAGKFYLQWGKQKLAQAYIQEAYYCYAHWGAKAKVTDLEHRYPQLLAAIMQQRQPSLTPSDTIFAPAFHSTETSSSTSITESLDLLTVLKASQTLSGEIQLEKLLAALLRIVIENAGAEKCVLMLLRGNSLHDTTGDRLVIKGTVTANTQPIVLQRTPVEESEDIPLRLIYHVKHSLKPVVLADATTHPTFASDTYILNQQPKSILCSPILYRGKFAGILYLENNLTTGAFTSDRVEMLNLLCTQAAISLENARLYEQAQQTLAELRASEAQFQKVVDNIPGMVFKFCLARDGSFSTPYVSSGCYDLYEVDSQEVMAGVHNLHLMTHPDDRSIVERLVINSARMLTPFRLEWRIVAASGKIKWIQCASKPELQADGSVMWDGVVIDISDAYDELCLRKQAEAALQEKEEFLSSIYNGAEMSIFVVDVSENGRFYYAGWNALSERASGISSADAVGKTPAEVLDPAQAEIIQQQLTECARTEMPVYHEQCLTFDGQESWWMINFNPLKNNEGRIYRIIGTSFEISDRKRAEAAVQTSEKNLLTIFNNVNNAILVHDLNGVVLNANDSALKLYELDKDEITRISVLEHCSAPDNPFHLAPDFWARALTGETVNFEWKSKKFRDGTVFDTDITLSRIILDGETVILGNIHDVSEQQAALRERKRAEAQLNQRTVELEQTLQELQHAQTQMIQSEKMSGLGQLVAGVAHEINNPVNFIFGNLSHANEYTKNILRLLELYQKHYPNPDSEIEEEIEAMDLEFILEDLPKLIYSMRVGAERIQKIVVSLRTFSRMDEAEMKEVNIHEGIDSTLMILQHRLKAKSDSPGIEIVKDYGELPLVECYAGQLNQVFMNLLSNAIDALEEANTQNQLLNPTITICTVLVESKQVVIKITDNGTGIPAHIKQKLFDPFFTTKPVGKGTGMGLSISYQIVAEKHKGKLYCVSELGQGATFIVMIPICQS comes from the coding sequence ATGAGCGCAAAAGTAGATATAACTGTAACACTGGCAGGCTACCAAATTAGAGAGCAACTATATTCAGGTTCGCGCACACTCGTGTATCGCGCGGTCAGAGAAGCAGATAACCAAGCAGTTGTAATCAAGCTTTTAAAACGGGAGTACCCCACCTTCAGCGAACTAGTACAGTTTCGCAACCAATATTCTCTTGCCAAAAACTTAGATATTCCTGGAATTATTAAGCCCTACAGCCTAGAACCCTATCACAATGGCTATGCTTTGATGATGGAAGATTTTGGTGGCATATCACTACGACAATTTACTAAAGAACAGCCACAAAACTTAGAGCAATTCCTGATTATAGCCCTACAACTGACAGATATTCTGCACCAGTTACATCAACAACGGGTGATTCATAAAGACATTAAACCCGCTAACATCCTAATTAACCCAGATACCAAGCTGTTAAAGCTGATAGACTTCAGCATCTCCTCCTTATTACCGAGAGAAACCACAGAAATTCAAAATCCTAATGTCCTGGAAGGGACTCTGGCTTATCTGTCACCAGAACAGACGGGACGGATGAATCGGGGGATTGACTATCGCAGTGATTTTTATTCATTGGGAGTAAGTTTCTTTGAGCTACTGACAGGAAAACTGCCTTTTGATTCTCAAGATCCGATGGAGTTAGTGCATTGTCATATTGCAAAACTTCCCCCTAATGTCTGCGATGTCAACCCTGAGATCCCTTTGGTTCTAGGAAATATTGTTCGCAAGCTGATGGCGAAAAATGCGGAAGACCGCTACCAGAGTGCGTTGGGACTAAAACATGATTTGCATCTGTGCAGAGAACAACTGAAAGAAATCGCGAGGATTGAGCATTTCTCCATTGGAGGGCGAGATATAAGCGATCGCTTTGCAATCCAAGAAAAACTCTATGGCAGGGAGCAAGAAGTTAAAATCTTACTAGAAGGATTCGAGCGGGTTGCCAATGGAGCCTCGGAGTTCATGCTAGTGGCGGGATTCTCCGGCATTGGTAAAACGGCGGTGGTGAATGAAGTACATAAGCCCATTGTCCGGCAACGAGGCTACTTTATCAAAGGCAAGTACGACCAGTTCAACCGCAACATTCCCCTCAGTGCCTTTGTCCAAGCCTTTCGCGACTTGATGGGGCAGTTATTAGGCGAAAGTGACACCCAGTTAAAAGAATGGAAGAACAGGATTCTGACAGCCTTGGGGGAAAATGCTCAAGTAATTATTGAGGTAATTCCTGAGTTAGAGCAGATTATTGGACAACAATCCCCAGTAGTGGAACTCTCAGGTAGTGCTTCCCAGAACCGTTTTAATCTGTTGTTCCAAAAATTTATTCAAGTATTCACCACAGTTACACATCCCTTAGTGATGTTTTTGGATGATTTACAGTGGGCAGATTCAGCATCACTGAACTTGATTCAGGTGTCGATCGGCCAGCGAGAAAGCGGCTATATGTTATTGATTGGTGCATATCGTGATAATGAGGTGTCGCTGGCTCATCCCTTGATATTGACGTTAGAAGAAATCAAGAAAACTGGCACTACAGTAAACACGATCGCACTATCTCCCTTAAGTCAAGAAAGTTTAAATTTGCTGGTTAAGGATACATTGCAATGTTCAGCAGCGATCGCGCAACCTTTAACCCAGCTAGTCTATCAAAAAACCCAAGGAAACCCATTTTTCAGCACACAGTTTCTCAAGGCACTACACGAAGAGGGAGACATTGAGTTTGCTCCTCAAGTTGGACATTGGCAGTGTGATATTAGTTATGTGCGATCGCTCTCCCTCAGAGATGACGTGGTAGAGTTCATGGCAATGCAGTTGCAGAAATTGCCAGTTGCCACTCAAAATGTCCTGAAACTTGCAGCGTGTATTGGTAACTCTTTTGATTTAGCAACATTGGCGATTATCTATGAAAAGTCTCAAGCTGAAACTGCTACTGACTTGTGGAAAGCCCTTCAAGAGGGATTAGTTATTCCCAGCAATGATATTTACAAGTTTTATCAGTCAAAATCAGAGTCGCAGATTGAGGAGAATGGACAGTTACAAGCAGCACTAACTGATGAAAAAGTGATTGTTTCTTACAAGTTTCTGCACGATCGCGTCCAACAAGCTGCTTATTCGCTCATTCCCGACAACCAAAAACAACTGATGCACTTAAAAATTGGGCGATTGCTCTTAAGTGTAATGAACGAAGCGGAAAAAGAGGAAAAAATCTTCGAGATTGTTAATCAATTAAATAAAGGATCTGATTTAATTGTCTTAGCAACTGAACAGGAGAGATTAGCAAAACTAAATTTAGCTGCTGCCCAAAAAGCAAAATCTGCAACTGCTTACGTCGCAGCAATTGAATACGCCACTAAAGGCATACAACTGCTCGCAGGAAGTTGTTGGCAGCAATGCTATGATTTAACGTTGGCTCTCCACGATCTAGCCGCAGAAGTAGCCTGTCTGAGCAGTGACTTTAGGCTTATGGAGCAGATAGTTGATGAGGTAGTACAAAATGCTCGTCAATTACTAGACAAAGTGAAGGTCTATGAAGTCAGAATTTTGGCTGATGTCGCCCAAAGTAATCAGCCTAAAGCTATTAAAACTGCTCTTTCTATTTTAAAATTATTTGGAGTGTCGTTTCCAGAGCAGCCGACTAACGCAGATATTACTGAAAGTTTACAACAAACTCAAGATGTATTAAAAGAAAAACATTTAGAATATTTGTTAGAACTGCCTGAGATGAAAGACTTGAAAGCTTTGGCAGAGATCAGAATTTTAGCGACTGTGACAGCAGCAGTCTATCAAGCGGTTCCAGAATTACTGCCATTAATCGTGTGCAAGCAGGTGAGATTATCAGTTGCTTATGGGAATGCGGCGGTATCAGCACAGGCTTATGCTTGGTATGGAGTAATTTTATGCGGTATTGGAGAAATAGATTTAGGCGATCGCATTAGCGAACTGGCAATGGGATTATTATCACGCTTCGAGAGTAGAGAATTTAAAGCCAGCACGATTAACATGGTTTATCCCTTCATTAAACCTTGGAAACATCATATTCAAGATTCACTCGCTCCTTTGCTCGATGGATACCATAGCGGTTTGGAGATGGGCACTTTAGAATATGCTGCCTACTGTGCCTACAATTATTGTTCGCTGTCCTTTTTTCTGGGAAAAAATTTGTCAATTTTAGAACCAGAGATGAAGGTTTACAGTCAGGCATTGGCTCAACTTAAACAGGAAGTGGCTCACAATTATCTCAGAGTTTTTTACCAATCCGTCTTAAATTTCCTGGGAGAGAGTAAGTGTGATTGGGAAATTAAAGGTGTAGTATATGACGAAGAAATCATGTTGCCCAAGCATCAACAGGCTAACGACCTTTATGCAATGGGAACACTCTATATAAATAAACTAATTCTTTGTTACTTCTTCAATGAGTGGGAGGAAGCCATAAAAGTGGCAGTTGATGCCAAACAATATTTAAATGGTGTATCCGGCTGTTTCATGATTCCGGTGTTTCACTTTTACGATTCATTGACTCATCTGGCGATGTTACCCAACGCCCAAGGTAAGGAAGGTAATAGTTTGCCCCAAGAAGTTATTGATAATCAAAAGAAGCTGAAAGAATGGTCAAACCTAGCACCTAAAAACCATTTACACAAATTTTATTTGGTTGAAGCAGAACAGTATCGGGTGTTGGGGCAGATGTATGAAGCTATGGATTACTACGATCGCGCGATCGCATCCGCCAAAGCAAATGCATATATTCAAGAAGAAGCACTAAGCAACGAATTAGCAGGCAAATTCTACCTCCAATGGGGCAAACAAAAACTGGCTCAAGCATATATACAAGAAGCGTATTACTGCTACGCTCATTGGGGAGCTAAAGCCAAAGTCACCGATTTAGAACATCGCTATCCTCAGCTTTTGGCTGCAATTATGCAACAACGGCAACCGTCACTTACACCATCTGATACAATTTTTGCCCCAGCTTTTCATTCTACTGAAACTTCTAGCTCAACCAGCATTACAGAATCCCTCGATCTATTAACTGTTCTCAAAGCCTCTCAAACTCTTTCTGGTGAAATTCAATTAGAAAAACTCCTAGCCGCCTTGCTTCGGATAGTAATTGAAAATGCTGGGGCAGAAAAATGCGTGTTAATGCTCCTGCGGGGCAATTCATTACACGATACCACGGGCGATCGCTTGGTGATTAAAGGGACTGTCACCGCTAATACTCAACCCATCGTTCTGCAAAGAACTCCAGTCGAAGAAAGCGAGGATATTCCTCTGAGACTGATTTATCACGTCAAACATTCCTTAAAACCTGTGGTGTTGGCAGATGCGACTACTCATCCAACCTTTGCCAGCGACACTTACATTTTGAACCAACAGCCAAAAAGCATTTTATGTAGTCCGATTCTCTACCGGGGTAAATTCGCAGGTATCCTCTATTTGGAGAATAACTTGACGACTGGGGCATTTACTAGCGATCGCGTCGAGATGCTTAACCTGTTATGTACTCAAGCCGCCATTTCTCTAGAAAATGCTCGTCTCTATGAACAGGCACAACAAACACTAGCAGAACTGCGTGCCAGTGAAGCCCAATTCCAGAAGGTGGTTGACAATATTCCAGGGATGGTATTTAAATTCTGTCTGGCTAGAGATGGCTCTTTCTCAACACCTTACGTTAGTTCGGGTTGCTATGACCTGTATGAGGTGGATTCACAGGAAGTAATGGCAGGGGTACACAACCTTCACCTGATGACGCATCCAGACGATCGCTCAATAGTTGAACGGTTAGTTATAAATTCTGCTCGAATGTTAACGCCTTTTAGACTGGAGTGGCGAATTGTGGCTGCTTCAGGCAAAATCAAATGGATTCAATGTGCATCTAAACCAGAACTACAAGCCGATGGCTCGGTGATGTGGGATGGGGTGGTAATTGATATTAGTGATGCCTACGACGAGCTTTGCTTACGCAAACAAGCAGAAGCCGCACTTCAAGAGAAAGAGGAGTTTTTGAGCAGCATCTACAACGGAGCCGAAATGAGCATTTTTGTTGTGGATGTGTCGGAAAATGGTCGCTTCTATTACGCTGGATGGAACGCTCTTTCGGAACGAGCATCTGGAATTAGTAGTGCTGATGCCGTAGGCAAAACGCCTGCTGAAGTGCTCGATCCAGCACAGGCTGAAATTATCCAACAACAGCTTACTGAGTGCGCTAGAACGGAAATGCCCGTTTATCATGAGCAGTGTCTAACCTTTGATGGGCAGGAAAGCTGGTGGATGATCAATTTCAACCCACTCAAGAATAATGAGGGACGGATTTACCGGATTATTGGCACAAGCTTTGAAATTAGCGATCGCAAACGCGCTGAAGCTGCTGTGCAAACTTCTGAGAAAAATCTCCTCACCATTTTTAATAACGTTAATAATGCCATCCTTGTTCATGACTTGAATGGTGTGGTTTTAAATGCTAACGATTCGGCCTTAAAACTCTATGAACTAGACAAAGACGAAATTACACGAATCTCTGTCTTGGAACACTGTTCTGCACCCGATAATCCCTTTCACCTGGCTCCAGACTTTTGGGCAAGGGCATTAACTGGAGAAACCGTTAACTTTGAGTGGAAAAGTAAAAAATTCAGGGATGGTACAGTCTTTGATACCGATATCACACTTAGTAGAATTATTCTGGATGGTGAAACGGTGATTCTTGGCAATATCCACGATGTCAGCGAACAGCAAGCTGCACTTCGTGAACGCAAACGCGCTGAAGCTCAATTGAATCAGCGCACAGTAGAACTAGAGCAAACCCTGCAAGAACTCCAGCACGCCCAAACACAGATGATCCAATCCGAGAAAATGTCAGGATTGGGGCAACTGGTGGCAGGTGTTGCCCATGAAATCAACAATCCAGTCAACTTTATTTTCGGCAATCTTAGCCATGCGAATGAATACACCAAAAATATTCTCAGACTCCTGGAACTTTATCAGAAACATTACCCAAATCCCGATTCTGAGATTGAAGAAGAAATTGAGGCGATGGATTTGGAGTTTATCCTAGAAGACTTACCCAAACTGATTTATTCGATGCGAGTTGGAGCAGAACGCATTCAAAAAATTGTTGTCTCTCTACGCACTTTCTCCCGCATGGATGAAGCCGAGATGAAAGAGGTCAATATTCATGAGGGCATTGATAGCACACTAATGATTCTGCAACATCGGCTGAAAGCGAAATCTGATTCTCCTGGCATTGAGATTGTCAAAGATTATGGGGAGTTACCGTTAGTCGAGTGCTATGCTGGACAACTCAACCAAGTGTTTATGAATCTTTTGAGCAATGCCATTGATGCGCTAGAAGAAGCAAACACTCAAAACCAACTCTTAAATCCTACCATTACGATTTGCACTGTCCTGGTAGAAAGCAAACAAGTTGTCATTAAAATCACAGATAATGGGACTGGAATTCCTGCTCATATCAAGCAAAAATTGTTCGATCCATTCTTTACGACAAAACCTGTCGGCAAAGGCACAGGAATGGGACTTTCCATTAGTTATCAGATTGTGGCTGAAAAACACAAAGGCAAATTATATTGTGTTTCCGAACTGGGGCAGGGAGCCACATTTATCGTGATGATTCCAATTTGCCAATCTTGA